A single region of the Methylocystis echinoides genome encodes:
- a CDS encoding terminase large subunit domain-containing protein, giving the protein MRDAAKAIKFLESLSVPEGIRAGRRLKLAPFQKAFVRGALAPKTTAAALSVGRGNGKSALSAGLALAELLGVWDQQPRREILLAARTRDQAQVAWNFAAGLSQSLPVDKQELLKFRRGSKLEIEYAGDGGGLLRVIAADGKSILGSAPTLALLDERGHWEREKGDSLEHALLSGLGKRGGRALIISTSAADDSHPFSKWLDEDQEGVYRQEHRPSPGLPADDLESLLLANPGAVTGIGSSQEWLLAQARRAIARGGGALTSFRLYNRNERVSGETRDLLLTVDEWLGCETADLPPRQGAVVIGIDLGGSASMTAAAFYWPETGRLECLGTFPSKPDLLSRGQADGVGSRYVEMQERRELATLGEATVPVSPWLVETLRHVAGLQIAAIVADRYKQSELGEAIDSAGIRAPIVWRGQGFRDGGEDCERFRRACFDGKVKAAPSLLLRSAFADAVCLRDPANNLKLAKARSNGRIDAAAASVLAVAEGARIAGRPSKQVRTALWV; this is encoded by the coding sequence ATGAGAGACGCGGCGAAGGCCATCAAGTTCCTCGAAAGCTTGTCAGTCCCGGAAGGAATCCGGGCCGGGCGGCGCTTGAAGCTCGCCCCGTTTCAAAAAGCGTTCGTTCGGGGCGCGCTGGCGCCGAAGACGACCGCAGCGGCGCTGAGCGTGGGCCGTGGCAATGGTAAATCGGCGCTTTCGGCCGGCCTCGCGCTGGCGGAACTCCTCGGGGTTTGGGACCAGCAACCCCGGCGTGAAATCCTCCTCGCCGCTCGGACCAGAGACCAGGCGCAGGTTGCCTGGAATTTCGCGGCCGGCCTTTCGCAAAGCCTTCCCGTCGACAAGCAAGAGCTCCTCAAGTTCCGGCGAGGCTCAAAGCTGGAAATCGAATATGCGGGCGACGGCGGCGGACTCCTCCGCGTCATTGCGGCGGACGGCAAAAGCATCCTGGGCAGCGCCCCGACGCTGGCATTGCTCGATGAAAGAGGCCATTGGGAAAGGGAGAAGGGCGACAGCCTCGAACACGCCTTGCTCTCCGGCCTGGGCAAGAGGGGCGGGCGGGCGCTCATAATCTCGACATCGGCGGCGGACGATTCGCACCCCTTCAGCAAGTGGCTGGACGAGGACCAGGAGGGCGTTTACCGGCAAGAGCATCGCCCCTCGCCGGGCCTTCCTGCCGATGACCTCGAAAGCCTTCTCCTCGCCAATCCTGGCGCCGTCACCGGCATCGGTTCATCGCAGGAATGGCTGCTCGCCCAAGCCCGGCGCGCCATCGCGCGCGGCGGCGGCGCGCTTACGAGCTTCAGGTTATACAATCGAAACGAGAGGGTTTCCGGCGAGACCCGCGACCTCCTTTTGACGGTCGACGAATGGCTCGGCTGCGAGACGGCGGACCTCCCGCCACGGCAAGGCGCCGTTGTGATAGGCATTGACCTGGGCGGCTCGGCGAGCATGACGGCGGCGGCTTTCTACTGGCCCGAGACAGGCCGGCTCGAATGCCTCGGAACCTTCCCCTCAAAGCCGGACCTTCTCTCGCGTGGCCAGGCCGATGGCGTCGGATCCCGGTATGTCGAGATGCAGGAGCGCCGCGAGCTCGCCACGCTCGGCGAGGCAACGGTTCCCGTCTCGCCGTGGCTTGTCGAAACGCTGCGCCATGTCGCCGGCCTGCAAATCGCGGCCATCGTGGCGGACCGCTACAAGCAATCTGAGCTCGGCGAGGCGATCGACAGCGCCGGCATTCGGGCGCCGATCGTGTGGCGCGGGCAGGGCTTCCGCGACGGCGGCGAGGACTGCGAGCGATTCCGTCGCGCGTGCTTTGACGGCAAGGTGAAAGCCGCTCCCTCGCTCTTGCTGCGCTCCGCCTTCGCGGACGCGGTGTGTCTGCGCGACCCTGCGAACAATCTGAAGCTCGCCAAGGCGCGCAGCAACGGCCGCATTGACGCGGCGGCGGCTTCCGTGCTCGCCGTCGCCGAAGGCGCGCGCATCGCGGGCCGTCCCTCGAAACAAGTGAGGACGGCGCTATGGGTGTAA